From the Diospyros lotus cultivar Yz01 chromosome 13, ASM1463336v1, whole genome shotgun sequence genome, one window contains:
- the LOC127788670 gene encoding iridoid oxidase-like encodes MEATFGDVTFLITIFLLSATLLLLISRKKTRTGRRPPGPPAWPVFGNIFDLGSMPHQTLHSLRTKYGPVIWLRLGSMNTLVVQSAIAAAELFKYHDLDFPDRKVPDAFTAWNFHESGLGLNSYSPYWRLLRRLYSAKFLSAKRINDSADMRRKCVDNLVKWIEAANGGEVDIGHLFFVASFNLVGNLVLSRDVLSSESEEGFEFSDAMNKVMELGGKPNLADFFPFLRRLDPAGVKREMVREMGRARTIVEKFVKDRIEERKSGGEMNDEHDLLDVLLNQKGDAKDPPVPESKAIIAVLEMFFAGSETTSSIMEWTMTELLQNPSSMRKVKEELDRVIGRSSSSKVEEGHLEELQYLQAVVKETLRLHPAIPLLLPRNAAKDTDFMGYSIPKDTQVLVNVWGIGRDGDSWAEPSAFQPERFIGSSVEFKGQNFELLPFGAGRRICVGYSLAHRTILLVVATLLHLFDWEPAGGVESVDMRERMGLTLRKLLPLKTITRRRAELLTEDEAEAKI; translated from the exons ATGGAGGCAACTTTCGGGGACGTTACGTTTCTTATTACTATCTTTCTATTATCAGCCACTCTCCTCCTTCTGATCAGCCGGAAAAAGACCAGAACAGGCCGGCGGCCGCCTGGACCACCGGCGTGGCCGGTCTTCGGAAACATATTCGACCTCGGCTCGATGCCACACCAGACCTTACACAGCCTCCGGACCAAGTACGGCCCTGTTATCTGGCTGCGGCTCGGCTCAATGAACACGCTCGTGGTCCAGTCGGCCATCGCGGCCGCCGAGTTGTTCAAGTACCATGACCTCGATTTCCCCGACCGCAAGGTCCCCGACGCCTTCACCGCCTGGAACTTCCACGAAAGCGGGTTGGGTCTCAACAGTTACAGCCCGTACTGGCGGCTCCTCCGCCGCCTTTACTCGGCGAAGTTTCTGAGTGCCAAACGGATAAATGACTCCGCTGACATGAGAAGGAAGTGTGTCGATAACTTGGTGAAGTGGATTGAGGCGGCAAACGGAGGCGAG GTGGACATCGGGCATTTGTTCTTTGTCGCGTCGTTCAACCTGGTCGGCAACCTGGTGCTGTCCAGAGATGTTTTGAGCTCGGAATCTGAAGAGGGGTTTGAGTTCTCCGACGCCATGAACAAGGTGATGGAGCTGGGAGGGAAACCgaatttggctgatttttttccctttctccgGCGGCTGGATCCGGCTGGAGTGAAGAGAGAGATGGTGAGAGAGATGGGGCGAGCCAGGACAATAGTGGAGAAATTCGTGAAGGATAGgattgaagagagaaaatccGGCGGAGAGATGAATGATGAGCACGACTTGCTGGACGTGCTCTTGAATCAGAAAGGGGACGCCAAAGATCCGCCGGTCCCGGAGTCAAAAGCGATCATCGCCGTATTG GAAATGTTCTTCGCCGGATCAGAAACAACAAGCAGCATCATGGAATGGACAATGACGGAGCTACTGCAAAACCCTAGTTCAATGAGAAAGGTGAAAGAAGAGCTGGACCGAGTCATcggaagaagcagcagcagcaaggtAGAAGAAGGGCACCTGGAGGAGCTGCAGTATTTGCAGGCGGTGGTGAAGGAAACGCTGCGATTGCACCCGGCAATTCCTCTGCTGCTTCCGAGGAACGCCGCAAAAGACACAGATTTCATGGGCTACTCCATTCCCAAGGACACGCAGGTGCTTGTCAACGTGTGGGGCATCGGAAGGGACGGGGATTCCTGGGCCGAGCCCTCGGCGTTCCAGCCGGAGAGATTCATCGGCTCGAGCGTCGAGTTCAAGGGGCAGAACTTCGAGCTTCTTCCGTTCGGGGCAGGGAGAAGGATCTGCGTCGGGTACTCGTTGGCTCATCGGACGATTCTCCTCGTGGTGGCCACTTTGCTGCACCTTTTCGACTGGGAGCCCGCCGGCGGCGTAGAGAGTGTGGACATGAGGGAGAGGATGGGGTTAACACTGCGGAAGCTGCTGCCGCTGAAAACAATTACCCGGCGTCGAGCAGAGTTATTGACCGAAGACGAAGCCGAAGCCAAAATCTGA
- the LOC127789238 gene encoding auxin-responsive protein SAUR71-like gives MASSAEKSRFRIYNITRLKRMARKWRKMRSSGEKEPPRDIPPGHLAVTVGEAGKRFVIRADYLNHPVFRQLLDQAYQEYGYSKDGPLTIPCDEFHFQEIIHSLRSATSQISCNAAEKMQDGSMKKTHILESIHLPDPT, from the coding sequence ATGGCTTCTTCTGCAGAAAAATCGAGATTCCGCATCTACAACATTACGAGGCTCAAAAGAATGGCTAGGAAGTGGCGCAAGATGAGGAGCTCTGGGGAGAAGGAACCGCCCCGCGACATTCCTCCAGGCCACCTGGCTGTGACTGTGGGAGAAGCTGGCAAGAGGTTTGTTATCAGGGCAGACTACCTGAACCATCCGGTTTTCCGGCAGCTTCTAGACCAAGCATACCAGGAGTATGGTTACAGTAAGGATGGTCCTCTTACTATTCCCTGCGACGAGTTCCACTTCCAGGAGATAATCCATTCACTTAGAAGCGCTACAAGCCAAATCTCCTGCAATGCAGCCGAAAAGATGCAGGATGGATCTATGAAAAAGACTCATATACTAGAATCCATTCATCTACCCGACCCCACCTAA